One part of the Paraburkholderia flagellata genome encodes these proteins:
- a CDS encoding lysozyme inhibitor LprI family protein codes for MSGGSSARLARFLAATASALSLVSVATVLFAVAPAAHAEVAAADPIDTAMRTCLARADRSSTAGQIQCMDDARTAWRTAADTALTQLLAKLPAAQQKRWQLSQQKWVAWRDAEDTMLGAAFATTSGSTYQLYEADMRLQPVRERALALRNQAATYDGDTPKVRACSADARCEHVSYDLNRYYRQLYARMPKPARPTVARAQSDWRAYRDATTPLIDEHARLDLLGGRLATLKRLAETVNNH; via the coding sequence ATGTCAGGTGGTTCTTCGGCGCGGCTAGCGCGTTTCCTTGCTGCGACGGCGTCGGCGCTGTCGCTGGTGTCAGTGGCCACGGTGCTGTTCGCCGTGGCGCCGGCGGCACACGCCGAGGTCGCAGCGGCCGATCCGATCGACACGGCCATGCGTACGTGTCTCGCGCGCGCGGACCGCTCGTCGACGGCCGGGCAGATCCAGTGCATGGACGACGCGCGCACCGCGTGGCGTACGGCCGCCGACACCGCGCTCACGCAACTGCTCGCGAAGTTGCCCGCCGCGCAGCAAAAGCGCTGGCAGCTGAGTCAGCAGAAGTGGGTGGCCTGGCGCGACGCCGAGGACACCATGCTCGGCGCCGCGTTCGCGACCACGAGCGGCAGCACCTACCAGCTTTACGAGGCGGACATGCGCCTGCAGCCGGTGCGCGAGCGCGCGCTCGCGCTGCGCAACCAGGCGGCCACGTACGACGGCGACACGCCGAAGGTGCGTGCCTGCAGCGCAGACGCGCGCTGCGAGCACGTGAGCTACGACCTCAATCGCTACTACCGTCAGCTCTATGCGCGCATGCCGAAGCCCGCGCGGCCTACGGTTGCGCGCGCACAAAGCGATTGGCGCGCGTATCGAGACGCGACCACGCCGCTCATCGACGAACATGCACGGCTCGATCTGCTGGGCGGGCGTCTTGCGACCTTGAAGCGCCTCGCCGAAACGGTGAACAACCACTGA
- a CDS encoding bestrophin family protein: MIVRPHLHWFRMLLAWRGSVLPQLLPRLFIVLVLSIVAVAAHDHILKLTVNLSTVPFSLIGIALAVFLGFRNSASYDRYWEGRKLWGQMLNESRSLVREALTLPRNGDEAATRERARELCGLLGALPHALRHQLRNTDPRADLETRLPGALFERVMASRYRPATLMLCASEWVQRETRQARLDGYAVLAFEHNLNGISDVIGGCERIVSTPLPFAYTVMIHRTVYFFCALLPFGLVDSIGGLTPIFAVFVAYAFMAHEAIASQLEDPFGTEDNDLALNLMSAGIEVALHDLMGEPTSLPVRTPEQFIID; this comes from the coding sequence ATGATCGTCCGCCCTCACCTCCACTGGTTCCGCATGCTGCTCGCGTGGCGCGGCTCCGTGTTGCCGCAGCTTCTGCCGCGGCTCTTCATCGTGCTGGTCCTCTCGATCGTCGCGGTCGCCGCGCACGATCACATCCTCAAGCTCACGGTGAACCTGAGCACGGTGCCGTTCTCGCTGATCGGTATCGCGCTTGCGGTGTTTCTCGGCTTTCGCAACAGCGCGAGCTACGACCGCTACTGGGAAGGCCGCAAGCTGTGGGGGCAAATGCTCAACGAATCGCGTTCGCTGGTGCGCGAGGCGCTGACGCTGCCTCGCAACGGCGACGAAGCCGCCACGCGCGAGCGCGCGCGTGAACTGTGCGGTCTGCTCGGCGCGCTGCCGCATGCGCTGCGCCATCAATTGCGCAACACCGACCCGCGCGCCGATCTCGAAACGCGCTTGCCGGGCGCACTGTTCGAGCGCGTGATGGCCTCGCGCTACCGGCCGGCCACGCTCATGCTGTGCGCCTCGGAATGGGTCCAGCGCGAGACGCGCCAAGCTCGCCTCGACGGCTACGCGGTGCTCGCGTTCGAGCACAATCTCAATGGCATTTCAGACGTGATCGGCGGGTGCGAGCGCATCGTCTCCACGCCGCTGCCGTTCGCCTATACGGTGATGATTCATCGCACCGTGTACTTCTTCTGCGCCTTGCTGCCATTCGGCCTCGTCGATAGCATCGGCGGCTTGACGCCGATCTTCGCCGTGTTCGTGGCCTACGCGTTCATGGCCCACGAGGCGATCGCCTCGCAGCTCGAAGACCCGTTCGGCACCGAGGACAACGACCTCGCGCTGAACCTGATGTCGGCCGGCATCGAAGTCGCATTGCACGACCTGATGGGCGAGCCCACGTCGCTGCCGGTACGCACGCCGGAGCAGTTCATCATCGACTGA